Sequence from the Rhabdothermincola salaria genome:
TCGGCAACGCCGAGCACGAGCTCATCAAGATCGGAAAGGCCGGCCGCAACCGCTGGAAGGGCGTCCGCCCCCAGACCCGTGGTGTGGCCATGAACCCGGTCGACCATCCCCACGGCGGTGGCGAGGGCAAGACCTCGGGTGGTCGTCACCCGGTGTCCCCCTGGGGCCAGCCAGAGGGCCGAACCCGCGACAAGAACAAGCCGTCGCAGAAGCTCATCGTCCGCCGACGCCGCACCCGCGGCTCGCGCCGATAGGGAGAGACGCCGAACATGCCTCGCAGCCTCAAGAAGGGCCCGTTCGTCGACGACCACCTGCTCAAGAAGGTCGACGATCTGAACGACAAGAACGAAAAGCGCGTGATCAAGACCTGGTCGCGTCGCTCCACGGTCATCCCCGAGATGGTCGGTCACACCATCGCCGTCCACGACGGCCGCAAGCACGTGCCGGTGTACATCACCGAGTCGATGGTCGGGCACAAGCTCGGCGAGTTCGCCCCGACGCGCACGTTCAAGTTCCATGCCGGCCAAGAGAAGAAGGGACGCCGCTGATGGCCTTCGGCGTCAAGACGAACGAGCGCCCCGGCGTGCGCTCCCAGGTGCGCCACGTGCGCACCTCGGCCTACAAGGCCCGCGAGGTGCTCGACCTGATCCGCGGCCTTCCCGCGGCCCGGGCCCTCGAGGTGCTCGAGTTCTCCGAGCGCGACATCGCCCGCACCATCCTCAAGTGCCTCGAGTCGGCCATCGCCAACGCCGAGCACAACAACTCGATCCCCGCCGACGAGCTCTTCGTCTCTGCGTGCTACGCCGACGAGGGTCCGACGATGAAGCGCTGGCGCCCCCGGGCCCGCGGCCGGGCCACCCGGATCCGCAAGCGCACCACCCACATCACCATCATCGTGAGCCGTCTCGAGCCGGAGGCCCTCGCCGCCCTGCGCGAGCGGGAGGCGTCCACCGGGGCCGGCCGCACCGGTCGGGCCGCCGCCGACGCTCGCCGTGAGCGGGTGGCGCGCAGCCGCCAGGCCAAGGCCGAGCGCAAGACCGACGACCACGACCACGACCACGATCACGACCACGATCACGATCACGATCACGACGAGGCCAACGAGGCCGATGTGGCCGAGCAGGCGCAGCCGGCCACGGCCGAGCCGACGCCCGACGTGGTCGACGACGTGGCGACCGACGAGGCCAACGAGGCCGACGTCGCCGAACAGGCCGAGCCGGCCACGGCCGAGCCGACCCCTGCCGACGAGCAGGCGGATGCGGCCGCCGAGGCCGAAGGGAAGGACAGCTGATGGGTCAGAAGGTCAACCCGTACGGGTTCCGCCTCGGCGTCACCACGGACTGGAAGTCCCGGTGGTTCGCCGACCGCAAGGAGTACGCCTCCAACGTCATCGAGGACTGGAAGATCCGTGACTTCCTCATGACGCAGCTCCCCCACGCCGCGATCAGCCGCATCGAGGTCGAGCGCACCCGCGATCGTCTTCGCGTCGACGTCCACACCGCTCGCCCGGGCATCGTCATCGGGCGTCGGGGCGCCGAGGCCGACCGCCTCCGCGCCGGGCTCACCAAGATCTCGGGCAACAACAAGGTCCAGCTCAACATCCAGGAGATCAAGCAGCCGGAGCTCGACGCCGCCCTGATCGCTCAGGGTGTCGCCGACCAGCTCGCCGGTCGCGTGGCCTTCCGTCGGGCCATGAAGCGGGCCGTCCAGAACGCCCAGAAGGCCGGCGCCCTCGGCATCCGGGTCCAGTGCTCGGGTCGCCTCGGCGGCTCCGAGATGGCTCGCACCGAGTGGTACCGCGAAGGCCGGGTGCCGTTGCACACGCTGCGCGCCGACATCGACTACGGCTTCCGTGAGGCCAAGACCACCTACGGCCGCATCGGCGTCAAGGTCTGGCTCTACAAGGGCGACATCCTCCCCTACAAGAGCCAGGTCGAGGACAAGGCCACCCGCGAGGCTGCCATGGCCGTCGGCGAGGCCGCCGGCGATGCCAAGCCCCGCAAGGTCGTGTCGTCCGCCGCCGCGACCCGTCGGCGCACCGCCGAGCCGGGCGCCCCCACCGAGGCGCCTGCCGCTCCCGCCGAGGAAGAGGCCGCCCCGCTGGTCAAGGAGGCCGATCCCGAGCTCGAGCGCCTGCTGGCCGAGGAGGAGGAGATCGAACGCTCCACCCGCCAGCACCACGAGACCCCCCACTTCCGCCCCGGGGATGGTGAGTAGATCATGTTGATGCCCAGGAAGGTCAAGCACCGCAAGCAGCAGCGCGGTCGTCTCAAGGGGAAGGCCAAGGGTGGCACCGATGTCACCTTCGGCGACTACGGCATCCAGGCCCTCGAGCCCGGGTGGATCACCGCCCGCCAGATCGAGGCCGCCCGTATCGCCATGACCCGCCACATCAAGCGTGGCGGCAAGGTCTGGATCAACGTGTTCCCGGACAAGCCGGTCACCCAGAAGCCGGCCGAGACCCGCATGGGGTCGGGCAAGGGCAACCCCGAGAAGTGGGTCGCCGTCGTCAAGCCCGGCCGCATCCTGTTCGAGCTGTCCTACAACGACCCCGAGATCGCCCGTGCGGCCATCGAGCGGGCCATCCAGAAGCTGCCGATCAAGGCCCGCTTCGTCGTCCGGGAGGAGGGGTTCTGATGGCCAAGACCAAGGAATCACTTCGCGACGTCAGTGACACCGAGCTCTTCACCAAGCTCGCCGAGGCCAAGGAAGAGCTGTTCAACCTGCGCTTCCAGAACGTCACCGGCCAGCTGGAGAACTCGTCACGGCTCGGCATCGTGCGCAAGCAGATCGCCCGGCTCAACACTGAGCTCCGGGAACGTGAGATCGCCGCCGCCGAGGCGCTGGCGGCCCAAGAGGAGACCGACTGATGGCTGACGAGACCGCGGCCACCGCTGAGACCCGCCCGAACCCCCGCAAGACCCGCGAGGGACTCGTCGTTTCGGCGGCCATGGACAAGACGGCGGTCGTCGCCGTCACCGACCGGGTGCGTCACCCCCGGTACAACAAGACCGTCCAGCGCACCGCCCGGCTGTACGTGCACGACGAGGCCAACGACCTCAACGTGGGCGACCGGGTGCGCATCCAGGAGACCCGGCCGCTGTCGAAGCTCAAGCGCTGGCGCCTCCTCGACGTGGTGGAGCGTGCCCGATGATCCAACAGGAGAGCCGACTTCGCGTCGCCGACAACAGCGGCGCCAAGGAGGTGCTGTGCATCAAGGTGCTCGGCGGCTCCCGTCGTCGCTACGCCTCCATCGGTGACGTCTTCGTGGCCACCGTCAAGGACGCCATGCCCGGTGCCGCCGTCAAGAAGGGCGACGTCGTCAAGTGCGTCGTGGTGCGGGTGAAGAAGGAGAAGCGTCGTCCGGACGGCTCCTACATCCGCTTCGACGAGAACGCCGCCGTGCTCATCAACGACAACATGCAGCCACGGGGCACCCGCATCTTCGGGCCCGTGGGGCGCGAGCTGCGCGACAAGAAGTTCATGCGCATCGTGTCGCTGGCACCGGAGGTGCTGTGATGAAGATCCGCAAGGGTGACCGTGTCCAGGTCCTGACCGGCAAGGACCGGGGCAAGACCGGCGTCGTCAGCCGATCCATCCCCGACCGGGGCAAGGTGATCGTCGACGGCGTGAACATCGCCAAGAAGCACCAGAAGCCCACCAGCGCCACGACCCAGGGCGGCATCATCGACAAGGAGATGCCGATCCCGGTGGCCAACGTGGCCATCATCTGCAACTCGTGCGGCAAGCCGACCCGCATCGGCTACCGCATCGAGGGCGACGGGTCGAAGGTGCGCATCTGCCGCAAGTGTGAGGGTGATCTGTCGTGACCGCCGCAACCGCCACCGTGCCGCGCCTCAAGCAGCGCTACAACGACGAGGTCCGGGCGTCGCTCAAGGAGCAGCTCGGCCTCGAGAACATCATGCAGGTCCCGCGCTTCGAGAAGATCGTCCTCAACTCGGGCGTGGGTCAGGCCCTGCAACAGCAGTCCCTGATCGAAGGGGCCGTGCGAGACCTCGAGGCCATCACCGGCCAGAAGGTCGTGGTCACCAAGGCCAAGAACTCCATCGCCGGCTTCAAGCTCCGCGAGGGCAACGCCATCGGCGTGAAGGTCACCCTCCGGGGCGATCGCATGTGGGAGTTCCTCGACCGGCTGATCAGCCTGGCCATCCCCCGCATCCGCGACTTCCGAGGCCTTCCGGCCACGTCGTTCGACGGCCGGGGCAACTACACGTTCGGTGTCTCCGAGCAGCTCATGTTCCCGGAGATCGAGTACGACAAGATCGACGTCCCTCGCGGCTTCGACATCACGATCGTCACCACCGCCCGTTCCAACGCCGAGGGCAAGGCCCTGCTCGATGCCTTCGGCTTCCCGTTCAAGCGTGAGGGGCAGCAGTAATGGCCAAGAAGGCGCTCATCAACAAGCAGCAGCGCACACCCAAGTTCAAGGTGCGTGGCTACACCCGCTGCCAGCGCTGCGGTCGTCCGCACGCCGTCTACCGCAAGTTCCTGCTGTGCCGCGTGTGCCTACGCGAGCTCGGCCACGCCGGGGAGATCCCCGGCCTCAAGAAGGCCAGCTGGTGAAGGAGGCCGTTCGATGACCATGACCGACCCCATCGCCGACATGCTGACCCGCATCCGCAACGCCAACACGGCGATGCACGATGACGTTCGCATGCCCTCTTCCAAGGTGAAGGAAGCTCTCGCCACCCTCCTGTTGAAGGAGGGCTACATCGAGGACTTCACCGTCGCCGACGACCCCGGTCGTCCGGGACGGGTCCTCACCGTCACCATGAAGTACTCCCCCGAGCGCAAGCGCGTGATCTCCGGGGTGAAGCGCGTGTCCAAGCCGGGCCTGCGCGTCTACATCAAGGCCGACAAGATCCCTCGGGTTCTCGGCGGCCTCGGTGTGGCAGTCCTGTCCACCAGCCAGGGGCTCATGACCGACCGTGAGGCGCGCAAGCGCCGCATGGGCGGCGAGATCCTCTGCTACGTCTGGTAGAGGAGCCACCATGTCCCGAATCGGACGCGCTCCGATCCCCGTGCCCGCCGGTGTCGACGTCACCGTCGCCGGTCGCCACATCACCGTCAAGGGCCCCAAGGGCACCCTCGAACGCGACATCCCCGAGCTGATCACGGTGCGCCAGGACGAGGGCCAGCTCCTCGTCGAGCGCCCCAACGACGAGCGCGAGAGCCGGGCCCTGCACGGGCTGGTCCGCTCGCTGGTCAACAACATGGTCGTCGGTGTGAGCGAGGGCTTCCGCAAGGACCTCGACATCGTGGGTGTCGGCTACCGCGCCACCGCCAAGGGCAACGACGCGCTCGAGCTGGCGCTCGGCTTCAGCCACCCGGTCAGCGTCAAGGCCCCCGAGGGCATCACCTTCGAGGTGGCCAGCCCCACCACCATCGGCGTCGTCGGCGTCGACAAGGAAGCCGTGGGCCAGGTCGCCGCCAACATTCGAGCCATCCGCAAGCCCGAGCCCTACAAGGGCAAGGGCGTCCGGTACCGCGACGAGCACGTGGTCCGCAAGGCGGGCAAGGCCGGGAAGTAGGAACCATGAGTGACAGTGCCAAGCAGAAGCGTGACGCCCGGCTCCGCCGCCATCGCCGCGTGCGCAAGCACGTCCGGGGCACGACCGAACGGCCGCGCCTCGCGGTGTTCCGGTCCAACCGTCACATCACCGCCCAGGTGATCGACGACACCAGCGGGCGCACCCTCGCCTCCGCCTCCACCATCGAGGCCACCGTCGGTGCCGAGGGCACCGGCAACATCGCCGCCGCCACCGAGGTGGGCCGACTCGTCGCCGAGCGGGCCAAGACCGCCGGTGTCGACAAGGTCGTCTTCGACCGAGGCGGCTTCCTCTACCACGGCCGCGTGGCCGCAGTGGCCGACGCCGCCCGAGACGCGGGACTGGAGTTCTGATGGCCCCCAACGACTTCGACGCCCTCCCCCTGCGGGAGTCACGCGTCATCAACATCAACCGAGTGGCCAAGGTCGTGAAGGGTGGCCGTCGCTTCTCCTTCACCGCCCTCGTGGTGATCGGCGACGGTGCCGGCCACGTCGGCCTCGGCTACGGCAAGGCCAAGGAGGTGCCCCTCGCCATCCAGAAGGGCACCGAGGAGGCGCGCAAGAACCTCTTCGCCGTCCCGCTGGCCGGTTCCACCATCACCCACCCCATCCTCGGCCGCATGGGTGCCGGACGCGTGCTGCTCAAGCCGGCGGCGCCCGGTACCGGCGTCATCGCCGGTGGCGCGGCTCGCGCCATCCTCGAAGAAGCCGGCATCCACGACGTGCTCTGCAAGTCCCTGGGCTCGTCGAACCACATCAACGTGGCCCGGGCCACCATCGCCGGTCTCCAGGAGCTCAAGCGCCCCGACGAGATCGCCAAGCTCCGGGGGCTGTCGCCCGAGGAGTTCGTGCCCAAGGGCCTGCTCGAGGCCTACAAGGAATCCGAGCGGGGCCCGCACGTGCCGAACGAGGTCGCGTGATGTCCGCCCTCAAGGTGACCCAGGTGAAGTCCTCCATCGGCACCAAGCCGAAGCACCGAGGCACCCTGCGGGCTCTCGGGCTGCGCGGGATCGGCAAGACCAACACCCTGCCCGACCGCCCCGAGATCCGCGGCATGATCGCCCGGGTGCCCCACCTCGTGACCGTCGAAGAGATCAAGGACGATGCGTCGTGAAGATCCATGACCTCAAGCCCGCTGAAGGGTCCAACCGGGCGCGCAAGCGCGTCGGACGCGGCATCGGTGGCAAGGGCGGCAAGACCGCAGGCCGAGGCACCAAGGGCCAGCGGGCTCGCGGCAGCGTGCCCGCCGGATTCGAGGGCGGGCAGATGCCGCTGCACATGCGGGTGCCCAAGCTGCGAGGCTTCAACAACCCGTTCCGGGTCGAGTACCAGGCTCTCAACCTCGACGTCATCGACGAGTCGGGCCTCGACGTGGTCGATCCCGAGGCGCTGCTGGCCAAGAGCCTCGTCGGCAAGGGCTCGCTGGTGAAGGTGCTCGGTCGCGGGGAGATCACCCGTGCGGTCACGGTGAAGGCCCACGCCTTCTCCAAGTCGGCCGAGGCGGCCATCCGCGCTGCGGGGGGTACTGTCGAGATCCTTCCGCTGCCCTGGGGCGACCGTCGGCCGCCCGCCCAGGGCAACCACCTGACCAACCGCTGAGCCGCGCGACGGCCCGGCAGGAGCCACAACGGTGCTCACCAACCTGAAGAACATCTTCAAGGTCCACGATCTTCGCAACAAGATCCTGTTCACCCTCGCGATGATCGGGCTCTACCGCCTGGGTGCCCACATCCCCGTACCCGGCATCGACACGGGCGCGCTGGCCTCGTTGCAGCAAGAGGCCGAGCGGGGCGGCATCTTGTCGTTCCTGAGCCTGTTCTCGGGCGGCGCGCTCACGCAGTTCGCCGTGTTCGCCCTCGGGATCATGCCCTACATCACCTCGTCGATCATCATGCAGATCCTCGGCGTGGTGATCCCCAAGCTCGAGGAGTGGCAGAACCAGGGGGCGGTGGGGCAGCGCAAGATCACGCAGTGGACGCGCTACGTCACCATCGGCATCGCCATCCTGCAGTCCACCGGCCTCGCCTACCTGTTCAACAGCGGCGGCGGCGGCCTCACCGGTTCGTCGGTGAACCTGATCCCGAACTTCGACGTGCCCCACGTGCTGTTGATCGTGCTCACGCTCACCACCGGCACCGCCCTGCTGATGTGGCTCGGCGAGCTCATGACCCAGCGGGGGATCGGCAACGGCATGTCGCTGTTGATCTTCGCCTCGGTCGTCAGCACCCTCCCCGGCCAGCTGGCCCAGATCAAGGCGGCGGGCGGCTGGACGGCGGTGACCCTGTTCGTCGCCGGCTTCACGATGATCCTGGTGGCCATCGTGTTCGTCGAGCAGGGCCAGCGCCGGATCCCGGTGCAGTTCGCCAAGCGGGTGGTGGGCCGCCGCATGTACGGCGGCCAGAGCACCTACATCCCGCTGAAGGTGAACCAGTCCGGTGTCATCCCGATCATCTTCGCCAGTTCGGTGCTCTACCTGCCCCAGCTGCTTACCTTCGTGCTCCCCTCAGACGGCTGGGGCGCCAGCGTGCAGACCTTCGTCGACGACAACATCGTGCGGCCCAACGCCCCGCTGCACCTGTTGGTCTTCGGCCTGTTGATCATCGGCTTCGCCTACTTCTACACGGCCATCACCTTCGATCCCGTGAAGCAGGCCGACACGCTGCGCAAGCAGGGCGGGTTCATCCCCGGCATCCGTCCCGGGCCCCAGACCGAGCGGTACCTGGCCAAGATCCTCTCCCGGATCACCCTTCCCGGCGCCCTCTTCATCGCGTCGGTGGCCCTCATCCCGTCGTTCGTCCTCACGACCTACCTGCCGGGCTCGTCGGGCCAGAACGTCAGCTTCTCCGGCATCACCATCCTCATCGCCGTCGGTGTGGCCCTCGAGACCATGAAGCAGGTCGACAGCCAGCTGATGATGCGGAACTACGAAGGGTTCCTGAAGTAGTGGCCATCCGACTCCTGATCTTCGGTCGCCAGGGCGCGGGGAAGGGCACACAGTCGGCCCTCCTCGCCGAGCACTACGGGGCCGTGCACATCTCCACCGGCGACGTGCTGCGCGCTGCCGTCGCCAACGCCACCCCGGTGGGGCTCGAGGCCAAGTCGTACATGGACTCCGGTCAGCTGGTCCCCGACGAGGTCATGCTGGGCGTCGTCGAGGAGCGCCTGGCGCAACCCGACATCGTCGAGCACGGCTTCCTCCTCGACGGCTTCCCCCGCACGGTGCCCCAGGCCGAGGCCCTCCTCGGCATCACCGACGTCGACGTGGCGGTCGATCTCGTGGTCCCCGAGGACGTCGTCCTCGAGCGCATCTCGTCGCGACGGGTGTGCTCGTCATGCGGTCGGATCTACTCGGTGGGCATGCCGCCCGCCGAGGGCTGGACCTGCGACACCTGCGGTGGCGAGGTCGTCCAGCGCGCCGACGACACCCCCGAGGCCGTCGCCAAGCGCCTCGCGGCCTACAGCAGCGAGACCGAGCCGACCATCCGGTGCTTCGAGGACAAGGGGCTCCTGGCGACCGTCGACGGCCTCGGCACCCCCACCGAGGTGCAGGATCGCCTGGTGGCGGCCATCGACGCCGCTGTCGCGTCCTGACCCCACGGTGAAGCGCACCCCCGAACAGATCCGCCTCATGCGGGCGGCGGGACGGGTGGTGGCCGAGATGCACGACGAGATCCGCCGGGCGGTCCGGCCCGGGGTCACGACCCTGCAGCTCGATGCCATCGGTCGGACCGTCCTCGAGCGCCGGGGGGCCACCTCGAACTTCCTCGGCTACCACGGCTACCCGGCTGTGATCTGCGCCTCGCCCAACGACACCATCGTCCACGGCATCCCCTCGGATCGGGCCCTCGTCGACGGCGACATCCTCTCCATCGACTGCGGAGCCGTCGTGGACGGCTGGCACGGCGACGCCGCCTTCACCATGGCGGTGGGCGAGGTCTCGCCCGAGGCCGAGCGCCTCATCGAGGTCACCCGAGCATCGTTGTTCGCCGGCATCGCCGCCATGCGCGACGGCAAGCGGCTGGGCGACGTGGGCGCGGCCGTCCAGCGCACGGTCGAGGCCGCCGGTTTCTCGGTGGTCCGCGAGTACGTGGGCCATGGGATCGGCACGGCGATGCACGAGAAGCCCGAGGTGCCCAACGTGGGCGTCCCGGGCAAGGGCGGTCGCTTGAAGCCGGGCATGACCCTCGCCCTCGAGCCGATGGTCAACGTCGGGGCCCCCGAGACCTTCCTCACCGACGACGGCTGGACGGTGGTCACCGCCGACCGCTCCCTCTCCGCCCACTGGGAGCACACGGTGCTGGTGACCGAGGGCGAACCCGAGATCCTCACCGCCGCGTAGCGGGCGCCGCCCCGCCGTGGACCGACCACGATGCCGGATGCGCCTCGCCGAGGTGCTCGCCGCGGGCGGTGGGGGCGACTACGGTGCTGGGCGAGGCTCGTGAGCTCGCCGGCACCCGATCTCGCCGAATTGGAATCCGACGGCGAGCACCGCTAGCATCGTCCTTCGGCCATCCGCGCCCCCGCGTCTCTGCGCGCCGGGGTGCGATCCGTGCGAGCAGGAGGACCACGCTGCCGAAGCCCAAGGAAGACGCGATCGTTCTCGAGGGAACGGTCATCGAGCCGTTGCCCAACGCCATGTTCCGAGTCGAGCTCGAGAACGGGCACAAGGTGCTGGCCCACATCTCGGGGAAGATGCGCATGCACTACATCCGCATCCTGCCCGGTGATCGCGTCCAGGTTGAGCTGACGCCGTACGACCTCACCCGCGGCCGAATCACCTATCGGTACAAGTAGGACACCACCAGGCAAGTGAGCGTCCGGCCGCCCTGGCCGGACCCGCCGGGGGGATCATGCCCCGGTGACCCTGAACGAAGGATTCAGGCGATTTGAAAGTACGTCCGAGCGTCAAGAAGATCTGTGAGAAGTGCAAGGTGATCCGCCGCCACGGGCGGGTTCGGGTCATCTGCACCAATCCCCGACACAAGCAGCGGCAGGGCTGACATGGCCCGCATCGCAGGGGTCGACGTCCCCCGAGAAAAGCGTCTCGAGATCAGCCTCACCTACATCTTCGGCGTGGGTCGCACCACCGCCAAGCAGATCTGTGAGTTCACCGACATCGACTCCAGCACGCGGGTCCGCGACCTCACCGACGAAGAGGTGAACCGCATCCGCGCCTGGATCGACCAGAACCTCAAGGTCGAGGGTGACCTGCGGCGCGAGGTCGACCAGGACATCCGTCGCAAGATGGAGATCGGTTCCTACCAGGGCCTGCGCCACCGCAAGGGCCTGCCCGTCCGCGGCCAGCGCACGCACACCAACGCTCGCACCCGCAAGGGCCCGAAGAAGACCGTGGCCGGCAAGAAGAAGGTGGGTCGCAAGTAATGGCCAAGCCGTCGCCCGGGGGCCGTCGCCCCCGCAAGAAGGAACGCAAGAACGTCACCTACGGGGTGGCGCACATCAAGAGCTCGTTCAACAACACGATCGTGAGCATCACCGACCAGGAGGGCAACGTCCTCGCCTGGGCCTCCGCCGGCAACGTCGGCTTCAAGGGCTCGCGCAAGAGCACCCCCTTCGCCGCCCAGATGGCCGCCGAGCAGTGCGCCCGCCGGGCCATGGAGCACGGCGTGCGCAAGGTCGACGTGCTCGTCAAGGGCCCCGGCTCCGGTCGTGAGACCGCCATCCGCTCGATCCAGAACGTCGGCATCGAGGTCACCGGCATCAAGGACGTCACCCCGGTTCCGCACAACGGCTGCCGGCCTCCCAAGCGTCGGAGGGTCTGACCATGGCTCGTTACACCGGACCCAAGGCGCGCGTCTCGCGTCGCCTGGGCACCAACATCTTCGGCACCAAGGGCGAGACCGTCGCCCTCGACAAGCGGCCGTATCCCCCGGGCGAGCACGGTCGCACCCGCCGACGGGGCAATCCCTCGGAGTACCTGCTCCAGATGCAGGAGAAGCAGAAGGCCCGCTTCACCTACGGTCTCTCCGAGCGGCAGTTCCGCAACCTCTACGAGGAGGCGAACCGCAAGGCGGGGGTGACCGGCGAGAACATGCTCCGGTTCCTCGAGATGCGGCTCGACAACGTCGTCTACCGCTCCGGCTGGGCGGCCACTCGTCCCCAGGCCCGCCAGTTCGTGGGCCACGGCCACGTGAACGTCAACGGCAAGCGGGTCGACATCCCCAGCTTCCGCGTCCGTCCGGGCGATGTCGTCACCCTGCGCGACAAGGCCCGCGAGATGGTCGTCGTGCAGTGGAACCGCGACGTGCTCGACCGCACGCCTCCGGCGTGGCTCGAGTCCGGTGAGGGCGGCTTCACCATCACGGTGCTGCAGGCCCCGGTCCGCGACCAGATCGACGTGCCGGTGCGCGAGCAGCTCATCGTCGAGCTCTATTCGAAGTAGGCGCCCACCGGGCGGGGGACGAGCCCCCGCCCGTGCGCCGATCCCCATCCGTACGGAACCGAGGTAGACACACATGCTGGTCATGCAGCGCCCGAAGGTGGAAGCGCTCGGAGAGGTCGACGACGCCCGTCAGCTCTTCGCCCTGGGCCCGCTGGAGCCGGGATTCGGGCACACGCTCGGAAACTCGCTCCGCCGCACCCTTCTCTCGTCGATCCCGGGAGCGGCCGTCACCCAGGTCCGCTTCGACGAGGCCCTCCACGAGTTCGACACCATCAAGGGCGTCACCGAGGACGTCACCGACATCTTGTTGAACCTCAAGGACCTCGTCCTGCGGGTGCACACCGATGAGCCGGTGACCCTTCGTCTCGACGCCCGCGGTCCGGCCGAGGTCACCGCGGCCGACATCGCCCTCACCTCCGATGTGGAGGTCCTCAACCCGGACCTGCACATCGCCACACTCAACGGCAACGGCCGTCTGGCCATCGACATCACCGTCGAGACGGGTCGGGGCTACGTCTCGGCCGATCGCAACAAGACCTCGAGCACCATCGGTGTGATCCCGGTCGACTCGATCTTCTCGCCGGTGCGTCGGGTCACGTTCTCCGTCGAGCCCACGCGCGTCGAGCACTCCACGGAGTTCGATCGCCTGGTCCTCGACATCGAGACCGACGGCTCCATCTCCGCCCGAGAGGCGCTGGCGTCGGCAGGGGCCACCCTGCAGTCGCTGGTCCAGCTCGTCGCCGAGATGAGCGACGAGCCCCAGGGCCTCGAGCTGGGTGAGGTGGCCGTGGCCGCCACCGGCTCGCCCGACCTCGACCTCCCCATCGAGGACCTCGATCTCTCCGAGCGTCCTCGCAACTGCCTCAAGCGGGCCCAGGTCAACTCCGTCGGGGAGCTCCTCGACAAGACCGAGGACGACCTGCTCGCCATCACCAACTTCGGCCAGAAGTCGCTCGACGAGGTCATCGCCAAGCTCGACGAGCGCGGTCTGTCGCTCAAGCACCGGGACTGAAACCGCCATGCCTGCTACTCCCCGCAAATCCCGCCGCTTCGGCGGCAGCGCCTCTCACCAGCGTCTGATGATGGCCAACCTGGCCGCGTCGCTCTTCGCGGCCGAAGGCATCGTC
This genomic interval carries:
- the rplP gene encoding 50S ribosomal protein L16 → MLMPRKVKHRKQQRGRLKGKAKGGTDVTFGDYGIQALEPGWITARQIEAARIAMTRHIKRGGKVWINVFPDKPVTQKPAETRMGSGKGNPEKWVAVVKPGRILFELSYNDPEIARAAIERAIQKLPIKARFVVREEGF
- the rplN gene encoding 50S ribosomal protein L14, whose protein sequence is MIQQESRLRVADNSGAKEVLCIKVLGGSRRRYASIGDVFVATVKDAMPGAAVKKGDVVKCVVVRVKKEKRRPDGSYIRFDENAAVLINDNMQPRGTRIFGPVGRELRDKKFMRIVSLAPEVL
- the rplX gene encoding 50S ribosomal protein L24; the encoded protein is MKIRKGDRVQVLTGKDRGKTGVVSRSIPDRGKVIVDGVNIAKKHQKPTSATTQGGIIDKEMPIPVANVAIICNSCGKPTRIGYRIEGDGSKVRICRKCEGDLS
- the rpmC gene encoding 50S ribosomal protein L29, which produces MAKTKESLRDVSDTELFTKLAEAKEELFNLRFQNVTGQLENSSRLGIVRKQIARLNTELREREIAAAEALAAQEETD
- the rplE gene encoding 50S ribosomal protein L5, with protein sequence MPRLKQRYNDEVRASLKEQLGLENIMQVPRFEKIVLNSGVGQALQQQSLIEGAVRDLEAITGQKVVVTKAKNSIAGFKLREGNAIGVKVTLRGDRMWEFLDRLISLAIPRIRDFRGLPATSFDGRGNYTFGVSEQLMFPEIEYDKIDVPRGFDITIVTTARSNAEGKALLDAFGFPFKREGQQ
- the rpsQ gene encoding 30S ribosomal protein S17; the encoded protein is MADETAATAETRPNPRKTREGLVVSAAMDKTAVVAVTDRVRHPRYNKTVQRTARLYVHDEANDLNVGDRVRIQETRPLSKLKRWRLLDVVERAR
- the rplO gene encoding 50S ribosomal protein L15 is translated as MKIHDLKPAEGSNRARKRVGRGIGGKGGKTAGRGTKGQRARGSVPAGFEGGQMPLHMRVPKLRGFNNPFRVEYQALNLDVIDESGLDVVDPEALLAKSLVGKGSLVKVLGRGEITRAVTVKAHAFSKSAEAAIRAAGGTVEILPLPWGDRRPPAQGNHLTNR
- the rplR gene encoding 50S ribosomal protein L18, translated to MSDSAKQKRDARLRRHRRVRKHVRGTTERPRLAVFRSNRHITAQVIDDTSGRTLASASTIEATVGAEGTGNIAAATEVGRLVAERAKTAGVDKVVFDRGGFLYHGRVAAVADAARDAGLEF
- the rpsC gene encoding 30S ribosomal protein S3 produces the protein MGQKVNPYGFRLGVTTDWKSRWFADRKEYASNVIEDWKIRDFLMTQLPHAAISRIEVERTRDRLRVDVHTARPGIVIGRRGAEADRLRAGLTKISGNNKVQLNIQEIKQPELDAALIAQGVADQLAGRVAFRRAMKRAVQNAQKAGALGIRVQCSGRLGGSEMARTEWYREGRVPLHTLRADIDYGFREAKTTYGRIGVKVWLYKGDILPYKSQVEDKATREAAMAVGEAAGDAKPRKVVSSAAATRRRTAEPGAPTEAPAAPAEEEAAPLVKEADPELERLLAEEEEIERSTRQHHETPHFRPGDGE
- the rplF gene encoding 50S ribosomal protein L6, which codes for MSRIGRAPIPVPAGVDVTVAGRHITVKGPKGTLERDIPELITVRQDEGQLLVERPNDERESRALHGLVRSLVNNMVVGVSEGFRKDLDIVGVGYRATAKGNDALELALGFSHPVSVKAPEGITFEVASPTTIGVVGVDKEAVGQVAANIRAIRKPEPYKGKGVRYRDEHVVRKAGKAGK
- a CDS encoding type Z 30S ribosomal protein S14 yields the protein MAKKALINKQQRTPKFKVRGYTRCQRCGRPHAVYRKFLLCRVCLRELGHAGEIPGLKKASW
- the rpsE gene encoding 30S ribosomal protein S5 → MAPNDFDALPLRESRVININRVAKVVKGGRRFSFTALVVIGDGAGHVGLGYGKAKEVPLAIQKGTEEARKNLFAVPLAGSTITHPILGRMGAGRVLLKPAAPGTGVIAGGAARAILEEAGIHDVLCKSLGSSNHINVARATIAGLQELKRPDEIAKLRGLSPEEFVPKGLLEAYKESERGPHVPNEVA
- the rpmD gene encoding 50S ribosomal protein L30, whose protein sequence is MSALKVTQVKSSIGTKPKHRGTLRALGLRGIGKTNTLPDRPEIRGMIARVPHLVTVEEIKDDAS
- the rpsH gene encoding 30S ribosomal protein S8, which translates into the protein MTMTDPIADMLTRIRNANTAMHDDVRMPSSKVKEALATLLLKEGYIEDFTVADDPGRPGRVLTVTMKYSPERKRVISGVKRVSKPGLRVYIKADKIPRVLGGLGVAVLSTSQGLMTDREARKRRMGGEILCYVW
- the rpsS gene encoding 30S ribosomal protein S19, which translates into the protein MPRSLKKGPFVDDHLLKKVDDLNDKNEKRVIKTWSRRSTVIPEMVGHTIAVHDGRKHVPVYITESMVGHKLGEFAPTRTFKFHAGQEKKGRR